The following are encoded together in the Daucus carota subsp. sativus chromosome 5, DH1 v3.0, whole genome shotgun sequence genome:
- the LOC108223761 gene encoding probable beta-1,4-xylosyltransferase IRX10L: protein MKNWRWGFAGLVCFLILLRVEANEHRRGQQTERISGSAGDVLEDDPVGRLKVFVYELPSKYNKKILQKDPRCLTHMFAAEIYMHRFLLSSPVRTLNPEEADWFYTPVYTTCDLTPNGLPLPFKSPRMMRSAIQLISSNWPYWNRTEGADHFFITPHDFGACFHYQEEKAIERGILTLLQRATLVQTFGQRNHVCLKDGSITVPPYAPPQKMQSHLIPPNTPRSIFVYFRGLFYDVGNDPEGGYYARGARAAVWENFKNNPLFDISTEHPTTYYEDMQRAIFCLCPLGWAPWSPRLVEAVIFGCIPVIIADDIVLPFADAIPWEEIGVYVPEKDVPNLDTMLTSISPEVILKKQRLLANPSMKQAMLFPQPAQPGDAFHQILNGLARKLPHDRSVFLKPGEKILNWTAGPVGDLKPW from the exons ATGAAAAACTGGAGATGGGGTTTTGCTGGGCTTGTTTGTTTTCTGATTCTTTTGAGGGTTGAGGCTAATGAGCACCGCAGAGGTCAACAGACAGAGAGGATTTCAG GTAGTGCTGGTGATGTCTTGGAAGATGATCCTGTGGGAAGACTAAAAGTTTTCGTTTATGAGCTTCCAAGCAAATATAAcaaaaagattttgcagaaggACCCAAGATGCCTTACGCATATGTTTGCTGCAGAAATTTATATGCATCGGTTTCTTTTATCGAGCCCTGTTCGAACTCTCAATCCTGAGGAAGCTGATTGGTTCTATACCCCTGTGTATACAACTTGTGACTTGACACCAAATGGTCTCCCTCTGCCCTTCAAATCACCTCGTATGATGAGGAGTGCAATACAACTTATCTCGTCTAATTGGCCTTACTGGAATAGGACGGAAGGGGCGGATCACTTCTTTATAACACCTCATGACTTTGGAGCATGCTTCCATTATCAA GAAGAGAAAGCAATTGAAAGGGGAATTCTTACATTGCTGCAGCGTGCTACATTAGTTCAAACTTTTGGACAGCGAAATCATGTTTGCTTAAAGGATGGCTCCATCACAGTTCCGCCTTATGCTCCTCCACAGAAAATGCAGTCTCACCTGATCCCACCAAACACGCCTAGATCCATCTTTGTTTATTTTAGAGGTTTATTTTATGATGTGGGAAACGACCCAGAAGGTGGTTATTATGCAAG AGGTGCAAGAGCAGCAGTATGGGAGAACTTCAAGAACAACCCACTTTTTGACATCTCTACGGAGCATCCGACCACTTACTATGAAGATATGCAACGAGCAATATTTTGCTTATGTCCACTAGGCTGGGCCCCATGGAGTCCTAGATTAGTTGAAGCTGTGATATTTGGTTGCATTCCTGTCATTATTGCAGATGACATTGTTTTGCCATTTGCTGATGCCATTCCGTGGGAAGAAATCGGGGTTTACGTGCCAGAGAAGGATGTTCCAAATTTGGATACGATGCTCACCTCTATATCCCCAGAGGTCATATTGAAAAAGCAGAGGTTGCTGGCAAATCCTTCGATGAAGCAAGCTATGTTGTTTCCACAACCCGCTCAACCTGGGGATgcttttcatcaaattttaaacgGGCTTGCCCGAAAATTGCCGCACGACCGAAGCGTATTCTTGAAGCCTGGAGAAAAGATCTTGAACTGGACTGCAGGCCCTGTGGGCGATCTGAAACCTTGGTAG